Proteins found in one Halobaculum sp. MBLA0147 genomic segment:
- a CDS encoding mandelate racemase/muconate lactonizing enzyme family protein — protein sequence MTDDSTGAPGDSRGASDDAPPSVDSTGRGAPTDWRLRRFALPLASPLGTAHGEIHERAGTLVGLLGASGETVGVGEATPLSGWTESEADCRGALAEATATEPRRGAVPDARTPAARFAVETARRDAVARRRGVPIAATLGRDGTGPTVEDAHARRVPVNATVGDADPAATVAAVEDALADGYETVKLKVGVRDVETDLTRVRRVVSAVAGDSETGSTASPSAPGPTLRVDANGAWDRTTATRALRALDGLVEYVEQPVPGSDLAGLAALRGVGAPVAADEALSTHDPWRVLAADAADVLVCKPAAIGGLARTLAVARAAAARGVDTVVTTTIDGVVARTAAVHLVAALPAVGETALSTVDETTPPDETLAVSGGDDETRRAHGLATASLLERDLETTDGRAIADPVAPVDGEIAVPAAPGLAGDRFDELVRE from the coding sequence ATGACCGACGACTCTACTGGAGCGCCGGGCGACTCCCGTGGAGCGTCGGACGACGCTCCGCCGAGTGTGGACTCGACCGGTCGCGGGGCGCCGACCGACTGGCGACTGCGGCGGTTCGCACTCCCGCTGGCGTCGCCGCTGGGAACCGCACACGGCGAGATTCACGAACGGGCTGGCACGCTGGTCGGGCTCCTCGGCGCTTCCGGCGAGACGGTCGGCGTCGGCGAGGCGACACCACTCTCCGGGTGGACGGAGTCCGAGGCGGACTGTCGTGGGGCACTCGCCGAGGCGACTGCGACGGAGCCACGGCGTGGTGCAGTTCCCGACGCGCGGACGCCGGCGGCGCGGTTCGCGGTCGAGACGGCGCGACGCGACGCCGTCGCTCGTCGTCGTGGCGTCCCGATCGCGGCGACACTGGGTCGCGACGGGACGGGTCCGACCGTAGAAGACGCGCACGCGAGACGCGTGCCGGTGAACGCGACCGTGGGCGACGCCGATCCGGCGGCGACCGTCGCGGCGGTCGAGGACGCGCTCGCCGACGGCTACGAGACGGTGAAGCTGAAAGTCGGTGTGCGCGACGTGGAGACGGATTTGACTCGTGTCCGACGGGTCGTCTCGGCTGTCGCGGGGGACTCCGAGACTGGCAGTACGGCGTCGCCGTCGGCACCGGGGCCGACGCTGCGTGTCGACGCGAACGGGGCGTGGGACCGCACCACCGCGACGCGAGCACTCCGAGCACTCGACGGGCTCGTGGAGTACGTCGAACAGCCGGTTCCAGGGTCGGACCTCGCCGGTCTCGCCGCGCTCCGTGGCGTCGGGGCGCCGGTCGCGGCCGACGAGGCGCTGTCGACACACGACCCGTGGCGCGTGCTGGCGGCCGACGCGGCGGACGTGCTCGTCTGTAAGCCCGCCGCGATCGGTGGCCTCGCGCGGACGCTGGCGGTCGCCCGTGCCGCGGCGGCGCGCGGCGTCGACACGGTGGTCACGACGACGATCGACGGCGTCGTCGCCCGAACGGCGGCGGTCCACCTCGTGGCGGCGCTCCCCGCCGTCGGGGAGACGGCGCTCTCGACGGTCGACGAGACGACGCCCCCGGACGAGACGCTGGCCGTGTCCGGAGGCGACGACGAGACACGTCGTGCGCACGGGCTGGCGACGGCGTCACTGTTGGAACGGGATCTGGAGACGACGGACGGACGGGCGATTGCCGACCCGGTTGCGCCGGTCGACGGCGAGATCGCGGTCCCGGCGGCGCCGGGGCTGGCGGGGGATCGGTTCGACGAACTGGTCCGAGAGTGA
- a CDS encoding heavy-metal-associated domain-containing protein → MTLELSVTGMSCGNCEASVVEALEGVDGVESATADHEADRATVEGDADALDAIVAVEDAGYEADTA, encoded by the coding sequence ATGACACTCGAACTCTCCGTGACGGGGATGAGCTGTGGCAACTGCGAGGCGTCGGTCGTCGAGGCGCTGGAGGGCGTCGACGGCGTCGAGTCGGCGACCGCAGACCACGAGGCTGATCGCGCGACGGTCGAGGGCGACGCGGACGCGCTCGACGCCATCGTCGCCGTCGAAGACGCCGGGTACGAGGCGGACACCGCCTGA
- the surE gene encoding 5'/3'-nucleotidase SurE: protein MDEADAVRLLLTNDDGIDSPGFRALYDALDGLDEVTEVVAVAPADDRSAVGRSMSNDVTVREHELGYAIAGTPADCTVVGLESLCPDVDLVVSGCNKGANLGAYVLGRSGTVSAAVEAAFFDVPAIAVSQYVPEPDEGDWRDHATDPGDYALAADATRFLVDHAVDAGVFEQTDYLNVNAPWPGTGSGEMTITRPSTLYDMTAERDGDQITLHDRVWERMKSGDIPDPAGTDRRAIVDGAVSVSPLTAPHTTHHHEALDGLAEVYEPPASDAR, encoded by the coding sequence ATGGACGAGGCCGACGCGGTGCGACTCCTCTTGACGAACGACGACGGGATCGACAGTCCGGGGTTCCGGGCGCTGTACGACGCACTCGACGGCCTCGACGAGGTGACGGAGGTGGTCGCCGTCGCGCCCGCCGACGACCGCTCGGCCGTCGGGCGCTCGATGTCGAACGACGTGACCGTCCGCGAACACGAGTTGGGGTACGCCATCGCCGGTACGCCCGCGGACTGTACCGTCGTCGGCCTAGAGTCGCTGTGTCCCGACGTGGACCTCGTGGTGTCCGGCTGTAACAAGGGTGCGAACTTGGGGGCGTACGTACTCGGGCGGTCCGGGACGGTCTCTGCGGCCGTCGAGGCGGCGTTCTTCGACGTACCCGCCATCGCCGTGTCGCAGTACGTCCCGGAGCCGGACGAGGGCGACTGGCGCGATCACGCGACGGACCCGGGCGACTACGCGCTCGCGGCGGACGCGACGCGGTTCCTCGTCGATCACGCCGTCGACGCCGGCGTGTTCGAGCAGACGGACTACCTCAACGTCAACGCCCCGTGGCCCGGCACCGGGAGCGGCGAGATGACGATCACACGCCCGTCGACACTGTACGACATGACCGCCGAGCGCGACGGCGACCAGATCACTCTCCACGACCGCGTCTGGGAGCGGATGAAGAGCGGTGACATCCCGGACCCGGCGGGGACGGACCGCCGCGCCATCGTCGACGGCGCCGTCTCCGTCTCGCCGCTGACCGCCCCACACACGACCCACCACCACGAGGCACTGGACGGGCTCGCCGAAGTGTACGAGCCACCCGCGAGCGACGCACGGTGA